Genomic DNA from Mycobacterium stomatepiae:
AGCAGCAGCCGGGTGTCCTTGGGCGCGGTCAGGGTGTCCCAAAAGGCGTGCAGCGGACGGTCCGAGGCCAACGCCTGCTGCTGCTTTTCGAGATAGATGGCGGCACCGACGCGGAAGACGGCCAGATACAGTTCGTCCATCGTGGGGAAGTAGTAGTGCACCAACGCCGGCTTGACTCCCGCCTTGGCGGCGACCCGCCGTGACGTCGCCGCGGCATAACCCTCTTCGACCATGATCTGACTCGTCGCGGCCACCAGCATGTCGCGGGTCGTGGAGTCGCGCGCCCTCGGTCGCTCGGATGCAGTCACAGTCTGGTCATATCACACGGCTGGTTCGGCAATCATGTCGAAGAATGCGGCCGCGCCACTCGCGCCCGCCGGAAGCGTTGGTCGCTTGTACCCCAAAGCGAAACGGAGGCCGGTCCATAGGCTTGACCGTAATCGATACCGGGTGATAGGCATGTGAAGCCGACCGTTTGAGCGATCGCTCAGGAAAGGTGGATGAAGGCTTGAGCGCGAAGACAGCGGTTGTGACGGGCGGTGCCTCGGGGATTGGCCGTACGGTCGCCGAGAGGTTGCGCAAGGACGGATTTCAGGTGGCCGTCCTCGATCTCACGCCCACCGATGACGGGTTCGGCCAGGTCGCCGATGTCACCGACCGTGCACAGGTCGACGCCGCGATGTCGGCGATCCGCGACGCGCTCGGCCCGATCCTGGTGCTGGTCAACGCCGCCGGGGTGGAGGGCTTCAAGAAGCTCTTAAGCATGTCGTTCGAGGAATGGAAGAACGTGATCGACGTGAGCCTGAACGGGGTGTTCAACACCATTCAGGCCGCGCTGCCCGACATGGTCGAGGCGGGCTGGGGACGCATCGTCAACATCTCGTCGTCCAGCACGCATTCCGGTCAACCGTTCATGGCCCACTACGTGGCGGCGAAGTCGGCGGTCAACGGGCTGACCAAGTCGCTGGCCCTCGAATACGGCCCGAGTGGGATCGCCGTCAACGCGGTGCCGCCGGGATTCGTCGACACTCCGATGCTGCGCAGCGCCGAGAGCCGGCATCTGCTCGGCGGGACCGTGGAGGACCACATCGCCCGCACGCCGGTTCGCAGGGTGGGCAGGCCCGAGGACATTGCCGCGGCATGCGCATTCTTCGCCTCCGAGGAGGCCAGCTACATCACTGGACAGATTCTCGGCGTGAACGGGGGCCGCAATACCTGACTTCGATTGCGAGGCAAGGATGGACGACAGGGACCAACTCTTCATCGACGGAAAGTGGGCGGCCCCGGCTTCAGGCCAGGATGCCATCTCGGTGATATCCCCGCACAGCGAGGCCGTCATCGGCCACGCGGTGAGTGCCGGGCCCGCGGATATCGACCGCGCGGTGGAGGCCGCCCGGGGG
This window encodes:
- a CDS encoding SDR family NAD(P)-dependent oxidoreductase gives rise to the protein MSAKTAVVTGGASGIGRTVAERLRKDGFQVAVLDLTPTDDGFGQVADVTDRAQVDAAMSAIRDALGPILVLVNAAGVEGFKKLLSMSFEEWKNVIDVSLNGVFNTIQAALPDMVEAGWGRIVNISSSSTHSGQPFMAHYVAAKSAVNGLTKSLALEYGPSGIAVNAVPPGFVDTPMLRSAESRHLLGGTVEDHIARTPVRRVGRPEDIAAACAFFASEEASYITGQILGVNGGRNT